The following proteins are encoded in a genomic region of Planctomycetaceae bacterium:
- a CDS encoding trypsin-like peptidase domain-containing protein: MPTLPPPAPLRQNSGSLTLPAAADRDDATDEFSEPKAYNFDGLTPDEAAAAYVYESNNRSVANIATRVGGERILFRENPTEDAGSGFVLDRDGHILTNFHVVNDAARIQVTLFNGQAYEAEPVGVDPINDMAVIRIDAPKQLLHPVRIGDSSLLKVGMKAFAIGNPFGLERTMTTGIISSLNRTLPVTRARSIKSVIQIDAAINPGNSGGPLLDSHGRLIGMNTAIASSTGQNSGIGFAIPSNLIARVVPELIQHGRVIRPEIGILEVLRTEEGLRVLRLDPSGPAAAAGIRGPSVRRQKRGFVVFEYEDRAAADLIVGVNDRKTLKVDEFLSEVESYRPGDTITVRVLRDGEPVSISVKLSD; encoded by the coding sequence TTGCCGACGCTGCCGCCACCGGCACCGCTTCGCCAAAACAGCGGATCCCTGACGCTTCCCGCCGCGGCCGACCGGGATGATGCCACCGACGAATTTTCCGAACCGAAGGCGTACAACTTTGACGGACTGACGCCGGACGAAGCCGCAGCCGCCTACGTTTACGAATCCAACAACCGCAGCGTCGCCAACATCGCCACGCGGGTCGGCGGGGAACGAATTCTGTTTCGTGAAAATCCCACTGAAGACGCTGGTTCCGGATTCGTCCTGGATCGTGACGGCCACATTCTGACGAACTTTCACGTCGTCAATGACGCGGCGCGCATTCAGGTCACGCTGTTCAACGGCCAAGCTTATGAAGCCGAACCGGTCGGAGTCGATCCGATCAACGACATGGCCGTCATTCGCATCGACGCGCCGAAACAACTTCTGCACCCGGTTCGAATCGGTGATTCCAGCCTGCTGAAGGTCGGCATGAAAGCGTTTGCCATCGGGAATCCGTTCGGTCTGGAACGCACGATGACGACCGGCATCATCTCCAGCCTGAACCGAACACTGCCGGTGACGCGAGCCCGATCGATCAAGTCCGTGATTCAGATCGATGCCGCCATCAATCCCGGAAACTCCGGCGGACCGCTGCTGGATTCGCACGGACGACTGATCGGAATGAACACCGCCATCGCCAGCAGCACCGGTCAGAATTCGGGCATTGGTTTCGCGATCCCGTCGAACCTGATTGCCCGAGTCGTGCCGGAACTGATCCAGCACGGTCGCGTCATCCGGCCGGAAATCGGAATCCTGGAAGTGCTGCGCACCGAAGAAGGGCTGCGAGTCCTGCGACTGGATCCGTCGGGGCCTGCCGCGGCGGCCGGCATCCGTGGCCCGTCCGTCCGCCGCCAGAAACGAGGATTCGTCGTTTTCGAGTACGAAGATCGAGCCGCCGCTGACCTGATCGTCGGCGTCAACGACCGAAAAACGCTGAAGGTCGACGAATTCCTTTCGGAAGTCGAAAGCTACCGGCCCGGCGACACGATCACCGTCAGAGTGCTGCGCGACGGTGAACCTGTCAGCATCTCCGTCAAGCTGAGCGATTGA
- a CDS encoding serine/threonine-protein kinase, translating into MTQPSSQLELSDRPGPGVPLSERPLVADDQQTVVRSPDGDSSPPVSGVYTPAGQELLNRLFPNNGQEGLPERGLRLAHFEVRERIASGGMGAVFLATDLELSRDVALKILHPGTSRDASLVARFRNEARACARLNHDNIARVYYTGQQDGIYFIAYEFADGRTIKDLIQQRGVLTSSETVNYAIQTTLALNHIFAAGIVHRDIKPSNIILTETGRVKVVDLGLARRESQDSIGEITVAGTTLGTFDYISPEQARDPRTADIRSDIYSLGCTMYHMLTGQPPYPEGTALQKLLDHQGKTPPDPARINRGIEPELAATVQKMMSTNPDHRYQDPGQLLADLMQLAAFMGLRSVPAEGIVWQRIESPSIRQVSGAVFLFGSVALICLAALIMHFAPQSPVVISDDVPTQTFPIRTPTGPNTAIAADSGDADSARTKPANDRHSEPLSPGGTSTAPGRFEQEFNESRAIAAANSDDEKNNPEIAADDEGASTRWQPPDESPAATTSRSDSPVGIGRRGAFGLASISKNKVGDYDSLRLAMAEAKDGDTILLRFNGIRRIPRDGLDRIMGRILTLKADEGFHPVLEFQSPSGAETRVGVFRLINNSTLTIEGVGIRLSADDSFAGGQWAVFDCNGPNKVVLRNVSLDVSAGLQPRAAIFRMNDTSGSDSGFAPTGVVLTRVIARGAADLLFVESQSDLDVQISDSGFGLDGSLLNSTGSASMNYAQGELKLDLTHVTCLLTQPLIRMQDSDAVTGSGPQRLLPAVSINSGGCVFASVTGGGTLVQSRGHASIDRLEELLTWTGSTNLFHGIEWFWNLESSEAELTFSSFDFDEWRAYWLQRSDGHEESSIQFVWNEATWHHQDGNVDLSEMTTEWLKLDEKQFFGPQQTRPRFQGYEIPGVSPDELPEFAGPAEAAARRQSEPVADSQ; encoded by the coding sequence ATGACTCAGCCATCCAGCCAGCTTGAACTTTCGGATCGGCCGGGACCGGGTGTTCCTTTGTCCGAGCGGCCTTTGGTGGCTGACGATCAGCAGACCGTGGTTCGGTCGCCGGATGGTGACAGCAGCCCGCCGGTTTCCGGTGTCTATACACCTGCGGGACAGGAACTTCTGAACCGACTGTTTCCGAACAACGGCCAGGAAGGTCTTCCGGAACGGGGACTGCGCCTGGCTCATTTTGAGGTGCGGGAACGCATCGCTTCCGGGGGAATGGGGGCCGTGTTTCTGGCCACCGACCTGGAACTGTCTCGCGACGTCGCATTGAAGATCCTGCATCCCGGAACGTCGCGCGACGCGTCACTGGTCGCCCGTTTTCGCAACGAAGCGCGTGCCTGTGCCCGACTGAACCATGACAACATCGCTCGCGTGTATTACACCGGACAGCAGGACGGCATCTATTTCATCGCTTACGAATTCGCCGACGGCCGAACCATCAAGGATCTCATTCAGCAGCGCGGCGTGCTGACGTCTTCCGAAACCGTTAATTACGCGATTCAGACAACGCTGGCCCTGAACCATATTTTTGCCGCGGGAATCGTCCACCGCGACATCAAGCCGTCAAACATCATTCTGACCGAAACGGGTCGAGTGAAAGTTGTCGACCTGGGCCTGGCTCGTCGCGAATCACAGGATTCCATCGGCGAAATCACTGTCGCCGGCACGACACTGGGAACCTTCGATTACATTTCTCCCGAACAGGCCCGCGATCCGAGAACAGCCGACATTCGCAGCGACATCTATTCGCTGGGCTGCACGATGTATCACATGCTGACCGGTCAGCCTCCCTATCCGGAAGGCACCGCGTTGCAAAAGCTGCTGGATCACCAGGGCAAGACGCCTCCGGATCCGGCCCGGATCAATCGCGGCATCGAACCGGAACTGGCCGCGACCGTCCAGAAGATGATGAGCACGAATCCGGATCACAGGTACCAGGATCCGGGACAGTTGCTGGCAGATCTGATGCAGCTGGCAGCGTTCATGGGACTGCGCAGCGTGCCGGCCGAAGGCATCGTCTGGCAGCGAATTGAATCACCTTCCATTCGGCAGGTTTCCGGTGCCGTGTTTCTGTTCGGTTCCGTGGCGCTGATCTGTCTGGCGGCGCTGATCATGCATTTTGCTCCGCAGTCGCCTGTTGTCATCAGCGACGACGTGCCGACGCAGACATTTCCAATTCGGACGCCGACGGGACCGAATACCGCGATCGCGGCTGACTCCGGCGACGCGGACTCGGCGCGAACCAAACCCGCGAACGATCGGCATTCGGAGCCACTGTCGCCAGGCGGCACGTCGACCGCACCCGGCAGATTCGAACAGGAGTTCAACGAATCCCGCGCGATTGCCGCCGCGAATTCGGACGATGAAAAGAACAATCCCGAGATCGCAGCGGATGACGAAGGCGCATCAACACGCTGGCAGCCTCCCGATGAATCCCCGGCGGCGACAACCAGCCGATCCGACTCACCGGTCGGCATCGGCCGTCGGGGAGCGTTTGGTCTGGCCTCGATCAGCAAGAACAAAGTCGGGGACTACGACAGTCTTCGCCTGGCGATGGCCGAAGCAAAGGACGGCGACACGATTCTGCTGCGGTTCAATGGAATCCGCCGCATTCCGCGGGACGGTCTGGACCGGATCATGGGCAGAATCCTGACCCTGAAAGCGGACGAAGGATTCCATCCGGTTCTGGAATTTCAGTCTCCTTCCGGCGCGGAAACGCGTGTCGGCGTCTTTCGGCTGATCAACAACTCCACGCTGACGATTGAAGGTGTGGGGATTCGTCTTTCCGCGGATGACAGCTTCGCCGGTGGTCAGTGGGCGGTGTTCGACTGCAACGGCCCGAACAAGGTCGTACTGCGAAACGTCAGCCTGGATGTTTCCGCGGGTCTTCAGCCGCGAGCCGCCATTTTTCGAATGAATGATACCAGCGGGTCCGATTCCGGATTTGCGCCGACAGGTGTCGTCCTGACTCGAGTCATCGCGCGGGGAGCCGCGGATCTGCTGTTTGTGGAATCGCAGTCGGACCTGGACGTTCAGATCAGCGATTCCGGCTTCGGCCTTGACGGTTCGCTGCTGAACAGCACGGGCAGCGCGTCGATGAATTACGCGCAGGGCGAACTGAAGCTCGATCTGACTCACGTGACCTGCCTGCTGACTCAGCCGCTGATCCGAATGCAGGACAGCGACGCGGTCACCGGCAGCGGTCCTCAGAGACTTTTGCCGGCCGTTTCCATCAACAGCGGCGGATGCGTGTTCGCATCGGTCACAGGCGGCGGCACGCTGGTGCAGTCGCGGGGACACGCGTCGATCGATCGGCTGGAGGAACTGCTGACGTGGACAGGATCCACCAATCTGTTTCACGGAATCGAATGGTTCTGGAATCTCGAAAGCAGTGAGGCAGAACTGACCTTCAGTTCATTCGACTTCGATGAATGGCGTGCCTACTGGCTTCAGCGGTCTGACGGTCACGAAGAGTCATCCATTCAGTTCGTCTGGAATGAAGCGACCTGGCACCACCAGGACGGCAATGTCGATCTTTCCGAAATGACCACCGAATGGCTAAAACTCGACGAAAAGCAGTTCTTCGGGCCGCAGCAGACTCGCCCGAGATTCCAGGGTTACGAAATCCCGGGAGTCAGTCCCGATGAACTTCCGGAGTTTGCCGGACCAGCCGAAGCCGCAGCGCGGCGACAGAGCGAACCGGTGGCTGATTCTCAATAA
- a CDS encoding sulfatase — MLHRILLFVAAGVMSAAAIAAERNVIFFITDDESPTLGCYGDPIAVTPAIDAIARDGMLFRNAFATTASCSASRSVILSGMHNHANGQYGHQHAYHKFASFHNVVSLALPRVMANAGYRTAQIGKYHVAPEEVYHFESYLTGNGRNAVQMAENCRAFISDTSDQRPFFLYFATADPHRGGGTDETSSRELKPDLFGNRPNDEAHRGVDEVFYDPADVPIPWFLSDTPETREELAQYYQSCSRVDQGIARLVQILKEANLYDKTLFVFTSDHGMAFSGGKTTVYEGGLRVPFIVRDPYQPKRGVESDAMISHVDIAPSLLDFAGGLDQEINGPQDWVDPDAFWKSREYANRENRGSGSYRSYHGKSWIPILARPEAEHRDTIFASHTFHEIQMYYPMRVVRDRKYKLIWNIAHPLPYPFASDLWAASSWQAQYQKSLNAPYGQKTVGEYIHRPQFELYDIAADPTETRNLAYEPEFAATLQQYQEKLKDMQRSLNDPWIMKWDYE, encoded by the coding sequence ATGCTTCATCGCATCCTGTTGTTTGTTGCCGCCGGCGTGATGTCGGCCGCAGCGATCGCCGCGGAACGGAACGTCATTTTCTTCATCACCGATGACGAAAGCCCGACGCTGGGATGTTATGGCGACCCGATCGCCGTGACCCCGGCGATCGATGCCATTGCCCGCGACGGAATGCTGTTCCGGAACGCTTTTGCCACCACCGCAAGCTGCAGCGCCAGCCGGTCGGTCATTCTGTCGGGCATGCACAATCACGCGAACGGCCAATACGGCCATCAGCACGCGTACCACAAGTTTGCGTCGTTTCACAACGTCGTCAGCCTGGCGCTTCCGCGAGTCATGGCGAACGCCGGGTATCGCACGGCACAGATCGGAAAATACCATGTGGCTCCCGAAGAGGTCTATCACTTCGAATCATATCTGACCGGCAACGGACGCAACGCGGTGCAGATGGCGGAAAACTGCCGAGCCTTCATCAGCGACACGTCGGACCAGCGACCATTCTTCCTGTACTTCGCCACCGCGGATCCTCATCGCGGAGGCGGAACCGACGAAACGTCGTCGCGAGAACTGAAGCCGGATCTGTTCGGCAATCGGCCCAACGACGAAGCTCACCGGGGCGTCGACGAAGTCTTCTACGACCCGGCCGATGTCCCCATCCCCTGGTTTCTGTCCGATACGCCGGAAACGCGTGAAGAGCTGGCTCAGTATTACCAGTCCTGTTCCCGCGTCGATCAGGGAATCGCTCGACTGGTACAGATTCTGAAGGAAGCGAACCTGTACGACAAAACTCTGTTTGTGTTCACATCCGACCACGGAATGGCATTTTCCGGAGGCAAGACGACTGTTTACGAAGGAGGTCTGCGGGTTCCCTTCATCGTCCGCGATCCGTACCAGCCGAAGCGCGGCGTCGAATCTGATGCGATGATAAGTCACGTCGATATCGCACCTTCGCTGCTGGACTTTGCCGGAGGTCTCGATCAGGAAATCAATGGCCCGCAGGATTGGGTCGATCCCGACGCATTCTGGAAGTCCAGGGAATACGCCAATCGGGAAAACCGCGGCTCGGGAAGTTACCGCAGCTATCACGGCAAATCATGGATCCCGATTCTCGCCCGGCCCGAAGCGGAACATCGCGACACGATTTTCGCGTCGCACACCTTTCACGAAATTCAGATGTACTATCCCATGCGAGTCGTCCGCGACAGGAAGTACAAGCTGATCTGGAACATCGCCCACCCGCTGCCGTATCCGTTCGCGTCAGACTTATGGGCGGCGTCAAGCTGGCAGGCTCAGTATCAAAAAAGCCTGAACGCGCCGTACGGACAGAAAACCGTCGGCGAATACATCCACCGTCCGCAGTTCGAACTGTACGACATCGCCGCCGACCCGACCGAAACACGGAATCTGGCCTACGAACCGGAATTCGCCGCCACACTTCAGCAGTACCAGGAAAAACTGAAGGACATGCAGCGAAGTCTCAACGATCCGTGGATCATGAAGTGGGATTACGAATAG
- a CDS encoding protocatechuate 3,4-dioxygenase — MSRLWTPNRRDIIRHLAAGAAAFSTAGLFAEQLAQTAPLTEGPFYPDHLPLDTDNDLLVINDGITPAVGEVTHLTGRVLTRAGEPIRNAFVEIWQVDNHGAYLHTGTDNADKRDRNFQGYGRFLTDSKGQYYFRTIKPVPYPGRTPHIHYGISRNGHRIFTTQLLIKGEPQNERDGVFRQLTDAKQRETVLAEFNAIPGSKIGELSANFDIVLGVTAEELEDGSIRGVGKSERDSRR; from the coding sequence ATGAGCCGCCTCTGGACACCCAATCGTCGCGACATCATTCGTCATCTGGCCGCCGGAGCCGCGGCGTTTTCCACGGCCGGATTGTTCGCCGAGCAACTCGCTCAGACAGCGCCGCTGACGGAAGGCCCGTTTTATCCCGATCACCTGCCGCTCGACACCGACAACGACCTGCTGGTCATCAATGACGGCATCACACCCGCAGTCGGTGAAGTCACGCATCTGACCGGGCGAGTTTTGACAAGGGCGGGCGAGCCGATTCGAAATGCCTTCGTGGAAATCTGGCAGGTGGACAATCACGGAGCGTACCTGCATACGGGAACCGACAATGCCGACAAGCGGGACCGGAACTTTCAGGGGTATGGCCGGTTTCTGACGGATTCGAAGGGTCAGTACTACTTCCGGACAATCAAGCCGGTGCCATATCCGGGCCGGACACCGCACATTCACTATGGAATCAGCCGCAACGGTCATCGCATCTTTACGACGCAGCTGCTGATCAAAGGTGAGCCACAGAATGAACGCGACGGCGTGTTCCGGCAGTTGACGGACGCGAAACAGCGCGAAACGGTCCTTGCTGAGTTCAACGCGATTCCGGGCTCAAAGATCGGCGAACTGTCAGCGAATTTCGACATCGTGCTGGGAGTCACCGCCGAAGAACTGGAAGACGGCAGCATCCGGGGCGTCGGAAAATCGGAACGCGACTCCCGGCGATAA
- a CDS encoding mandelate racemase/muconate lactonizing enzyme family protein gives MIASRRRFLQYTAGTSAVLAMSGISRLNLKALGSVVNDRHFEVVDVKRTTVRLEFRPTPRRSMDRELPHWRYAELCDVKLKSGITGTGETMLYYTWGVPGDEDVQRVIGKNAVDLMWDDSLGAGLQMAMFDAVGRTADVPVHSLLGHKVHDTTPLSWWNIDTSAEDMASECAEAHRLGYMSYKTKGRPWFDIFRQLELSTKAVPQEFKIDMDFNDTLRTAEQGIPILQKLEKYPQVDIYESPIPQGDVEGNRKIVDATRVNIAMHYGNPKPAVVVQSGCCHGFVVGGGATRTTDAGRFCEQVDMPFWLQLVGAGLTAAFSLQFGGVLKQARWPAVNCHQLYENDLLTEPILLKDGFAAVPDRPGIGYEVNRDVVEKLKINKPSERPDPERMVATTFADGRTLYTANTGKVNFMLTAGNEGRYGYFLDGADSKLVPNDGSERWRSLYQKSREQGPVEE, from the coding sequence ATGATCGCAAGCCGTCGCCGTTTTCTGCAGTACACCGCCGGCACCAGCGCCGTGCTGGCAATGTCGGGAATCAGCCGTCTGAATCTGAAGGCCCTCGGATCCGTCGTCAATGACCGGCATTTCGAGGTGGTGGATGTCAAACGCACAACGGTCAGGCTGGAGTTCCGTCCGACGCCCCGCCGAAGCATGGATCGCGAACTTCCGCATTGGCGGTATGCGGAACTGTGCGACGTCAAACTCAAGTCGGGAATCACAGGCACCGGTGAAACGATGCTGTACTACACCTGGGGCGTTCCGGGTGACGAAGACGTCCAGCGCGTGATTGGAAAAAACGCCGTAGACCTGATGTGGGACGATTCGCTGGGTGCCGGTTTGCAGATGGCGATGTTTGACGCCGTGGGCCGTACGGCGGATGTTCCCGTGCATTCTCTGCTGGGCCACAAGGTTCACGACACAACGCCGCTTTCGTGGTGGAACATCGACACGTCGGCCGAAGACATGGCCAGCGAATGTGCGGAGGCTCACCGGCTGGGCTATATGTCGTACAAGACCAAAGGGCGACCGTGGTTTGACATCTTTCGCCAACTGGAACTTTCGACGAAAGCTGTCCCGCAGGAATTCAAGATCGACATGGACTTCAACGACACGCTGCGAACCGCCGAACAGGGGATTCCCATCCTGCAGAAGCTGGAAAAGTACCCACAGGTCGATATCTACGAATCGCCGATTCCGCAGGGCGACGTCGAAGGCAATCGAAAAATCGTCGACGCGACTCGCGTCAACATCGCCATGCACTACGGCAATCCCAAGCCGGCGGTTGTCGTGCAGTCCGGCTGCTGTCACGGATTCGTGGTCGGCGGCGGAGCGACTCGCACGACGGACGCGGGGCGCTTCTGCGAACAAGTCGATATGCCGTTCTGGCTGCAGCTTGTGGGAGCTGGTCTGACGGCCGCGTTCAGCCTGCAGTTCGGCGGCGTGTTGAAGCAGGCTCGCTGGCCCGCCGTGAACTGTCACCAGCTTTACGAGAATGATCTGCTGACGGAACCCATACTTCTGAAGGACGGTTTCGCGGCAGTCCCCGATCGGCCGGGCATCGGCTACGAAGTGAACCGCGATGTGGTCGAGAAACTGAAGATCAACAAGCCGTCGGAACGGCCGGATCCGGAACGCATGGTGGCCACAACATTCGCCGACGGCCGAACTCTGTACACCGCCAACACCGGCAAGGTGAATTTCATGCTGACGGCCGGCAACGAAGGCCGGTACGGCTATTTTCTGGACGGTGCCGATTCGAAACTTGTTCCAAACGACGGTTCGGAGCGGTGGCGCAGTCTCTACCAGAAGTCACGCGAACAGGGACCGGTGGAGGAATAG
- a CDS encoding PSD1 and planctomycete cytochrome C domain-containing protein → MPAALLTAGVLLIAGNHRFEVTAAEDAGEQSAEQSTETAPEISREQRAFVETKILPLLKARCFECHSDMAEEPGGSLLLTSRTAMLHGGDSGPAVQPGKPDDSLIIQAVRYEAFEMPPRTRLPEEEIDLLSRWIRDGAPWPKDLDTAAPPPATEIPLEERKRAHWAWQPIQRAETPAVEHADWPKSDVDRFVLAQMEAAGLQPTMDADRPALVRRLYFDLIGLPPTVAQVAAFVNDPASDDDAIAKLVDELLASPHFGERWGRHWLDLVRYAETLGHEFDYPLPYAWRYRDYVIRAFNADVPYDQLIREHIAGDLLPNPRRNPDQGFDESVIGTGFWFLGEDKHAPVDVKGEEAARIDNQLDVFSKAFLGLTVACARCHDHKFDPISSKDYYALSGFLQSSRRTTAWLDPDGAIGRRVEKLQAIQDDTERLTAQLLETHASAATLQNLASAAIDVVRGADPASTAAEHNCDAELLQRWVTLLKQPETRALSHPLSCLATVAQADGSAEAAPVADWRNRATSEQTSASDHTTLLADLSNGRPDGWFVTGPAFSSREGRGPIVKWTPAGPKLSAGQGVTSAELSPGLTGSLTSPTFELTAPEILIRVAGEATRVRLVIDGYVMNEFSELLFAGARKPIDTGGAFQWIRLAQDVHRYQGHRAYLEFLDEGGGWFTVREIRFANQAGAEPPAETVSDANLRLAASLADNAAGGDVIKQWAATCASQPAVQATVFNEGLVPVADDNWAQKAEQWTAAARDVPQPVPVMSMTEGTPENESLFIRGSHLNLGQPVERSFLDAISGTEQPRIEAHSGRLELCQRMLSRDNPFPARVAVNRVWHHLFGVGIVPSTDNFGVLGQAPTNPELLDYLAHRFRSDGWSVKRLIRSLVTSRTYRLSSQRSSADEQADPTNHLLHRANIRRLEGETIRDAILQMSGSLDPTLFGEPVPVHLTAFMQGRGRPAVNGPLDGNGRRSIYISINRNFLSPFMLAFDVPAPMTTIGDRGTSNVPAQALILLNNDFIAQQCDRWAARLLETGDDVDAMLNLAWQQAYSRPANPAVIGKLREFMDTQASQQSTSIDDSDGLRNALADVCHVLLNSKEFLFLN, encoded by the coding sequence GTGCCAGCAGCGCTGCTGACAGCCGGTGTCCTGCTGATCGCTGGAAACCATCGCTTCGAAGTCACCGCCGCCGAAGACGCGGGCGAACAGTCCGCCGAACAGTCCACTGAAACAGCGCCGGAGATCTCCCGTGAACAACGTGCGTTTGTCGAGACAAAGATCCTGCCGCTTCTCAAGGCACGCTGTTTCGAATGCCATAGCGACATGGCGGAAGAACCTGGCGGGTCGCTGCTGCTGACCAGCCGCACTGCAATGCTTCACGGAGGCGACAGCGGTCCGGCCGTTCAGCCCGGCAAACCGGATGACAGCCTGATCATTCAGGCCGTGAGATATGAAGCCTTCGAAATGCCGCCTCGTACACGGCTGCCGGAGGAAGAAATTGATCTGCTGTCCCGATGGATTCGCGACGGAGCGCCCTGGCCGAAGGACCTGGATACCGCTGCTCCGCCGCCAGCCACGGAAATTCCGCTGGAAGAACGGAAGCGGGCTCACTGGGCATGGCAACCCATTCAGCGTGCAGAAACTCCCGCCGTGGAACATGCCGACTGGCCGAAAAGCGATGTTGATCGATTCGTTCTGGCTCAAATGGAAGCCGCCGGACTGCAGCCGACCATGGATGCCGACCGGCCCGCTCTGGTTCGCAGGCTGTACTTCGATCTGATCGGACTGCCGCCCACGGTTGCTCAGGTGGCTGCCTTCGTCAATGACCCGGCAAGCGACGATGACGCGATTGCAAAGCTCGTCGATGAACTTCTTGCCTCACCGCATTTCGGAGAACGCTGGGGACGGCACTGGCTGGACCTGGTGCGATATGCCGAAACGCTGGGCCACGAATTTGATTATCCGTTGCCGTACGCGTGGCGGTACCGCGATTACGTGATTCGGGCGTTCAACGCAGACGTTCCCTACGACCAGCTCATTCGAGAACACATCGCCGGCGACCTGCTGCCCAATCCACGACGAAATCCTGACCAGGGCTTTGACGAATCCGTGATCGGCACGGGTTTCTGGTTTCTGGGCGAAGATAAACACGCGCCGGTGGACGTGAAGGGTGAAGAAGCCGCTCGCATCGACAATCAACTGGACGTGTTCTCCAAGGCGTTTCTGGGCCTGACTGTTGCCTGTGCCCGCTGCCACGACCACAAGTTCGACCCAATCTCCTCAAAGGACTATTACGCGCTGTCCGGGTTCCTGCAGAGTTCCCGGCGCACGACGGCGTGGCTGGATCCCGATGGAGCGATCGGTCGCAGGGTGGAGAAACTGCAGGCGATTCAGGACGACACGGAACGGCTGACGGCTCAGTTGCTGGAAACTCACGCCAGCGCCGCAACACTGCAGAATCTCGCGTCCGCCGCAATCGACGTCGTCCGTGGCGCCGATCCTGCATCAACTGCCGCGGAACACAACTGCGACGCGGAACTTCTGCAACGCTGGGTGACACTGTTGAAGCAGCCGGAAACTCGCGCGCTCAGCCACCCGCTGTCGTGCCTGGCGACGGTGGCTCAGGCAGACGGCAGTGCAGAAGCGGCCCCCGTCGCCGACTGGAGGAACCGTGCAACCAGCGAACAGACATCGGCATCCGATCACACAACTCTGCTGGCCGATCTGAGCAACGGACGACCCGATGGCTGGTTCGTCACAGGCCCTGCGTTTTCCTCGCGTGAAGGACGCGGGCCAATCGTCAAGTGGACGCCGGCCGGGCCAAAGCTGTCGGCCGGCCAGGGCGTCACGTCCGCGGAACTGTCACCGGGGCTCACGGGTTCGCTGACCAGCCCCACATTCGAACTGACAGCTCCGGAAATCCTGATCCGCGTCGCGGGTGAAGCAACGCGCGTGCGACTGGTCATTGACGGCTACGTGATGAACGAATTCAGCGAGCTGCTGTTTGCGGGGGCTCGCAAGCCAATCGACACCGGCGGCGCATTCCAGTGGATCCGACTGGCTCAGGACGTTCATCGATATCAGGGACATCGCGCTTATCTGGAGTTCCTTGACGAAGGCGGCGGCTGGTTCACGGTCCGGGAAATCCGCTTCGCGAATCAGGCCGGTGCCGAACCGCCGGCCGAAACCGTCAGCGACGCGAACCTGCGTCTTGCCGCATCACTTGCCGACAACGCGGCGGGCGGTGACGTCATCAAACAGTGGGCAGCGACCTGCGCGAGTCAGCCAGCCGTTCAGGCAACCGTGTTCAACGAGGGACTCGTTCCGGTTGCTGACGACAACTGGGCGCAGAAGGCCGAACAATGGACCGCAGCGGCGCGCGATGTCCCGCAGCCGGTGCCGGTGATGTCCATGACCGAAGGCACGCCGGAAAACGAATCGCTGTTCATTCGCGGCAGTCATCTGAATCTCGGCCAGCCCGTCGAACGCAGCTTTCTTGATGCGATCAGCGGCACCGAACAGCCGCGCATTGAGGCTCACAGCGGACGGCTGGAACTCTGTCAACGTATGCTGTCGCGAGACAATCCGTTTCCCGCGCGAGTCGCCGTGAATCGTGTCTGGCATCACCTGTTCGGCGTCGGCATCGTTCCGTCCACGGACAACTTTGGTGTCCTGGGTCAGGCTCCGACGAATCCGGAACTGCTGGACTATCTGGCCCACCGGTTTCGCAGCGACGGCTGGTCCGTGAAGCGGCTGATTCGAAGTCTGGTGACATCCCGCACGTACCGGCTCAGCAGCCAGCGTTCATCAGCCGATGAACAGGCTGACCCCACAAATCACTTGCTGCATCGGGCGAATATCCGGCGTCTGGAAGGAGAAACCATTCGCGATGCGATTCTGCAGATGTCCGGAAGTCTGGATCCGACGCTCTTCGGTGAACCCGTGCCCGTCCACCTGACAGCCTTCATGCAGGGACGCGGTCGTCCCGCTGTCAACGGTCCGCTGGACGGCAACGGCCGCCGCAGTATCTACATCTCCATCAATCGCAATTTTCTGTCACCGTTCATGCTGGCCTTTGATGTGCCGGCTCCCATGACAACCATCGGTGACCGTGGCACGTCAAACGTCCCCGCTCAGGCGCTGATCCTGCTGAACAACGACTTCATTGCTCAACAGTGCGACCGCTGGGCGGCGCGGCTGCTGGAAACGGGTGACGATGTCGATGCGATGCTGAATCTGGCATGGCAACAGGCCTATTCCCGACCCGCCAATCCCGCAGTCATCGGGAAACTTCGCGAATTCATGGACACGCAGGCATCGCAACAGAGCACCTCCATCGATGACAGCGACGGCCTGAGGAACGCACTGGCTGACGTCTGCCATGTGCTGCTGAATTCCAAGGAATTTCTGTTCCTGAACTGA